Proteins from a genomic interval of Undibacterium parvum:
- a CDS encoding DUF4124 domain-containing protein — protein sequence MPNILKTILASLLTLMLSANAVAQVNKCKDLKTGHITYSDAACPKSDAATKISGARSSEELSTERKRASEAQEQTALRFQREAQATQIQAVSSSPARGRPSATAVDLSKSYECSTAKYALEVAKNRATPLNGGTDSYQDQVDMACLGPDAAAKIIAARAGATKIIINNAPRCRLATQELTSGERDACALNEGSQLNR from the coding sequence ATGCCCAATATCCTCAAAACTATCTTGGCTTCCTTACTAACGCTGATGCTTTCAGCTAATGCTGTTGCGCAAGTAAATAAATGTAAAGATCTTAAGACTGGTCATATTACTTACTCTGATGCAGCATGCCCTAAATCGGATGCCGCCACGAAAATATCAGGAGCCAGGTCGTCTGAAGAGCTAAGTACTGAACGCAAACGTGCCTCGGAAGCGCAAGAGCAAACAGCACTGCGTTTCCAGCGTGAGGCGCAGGCGACTCAGATTCAAGCCGTTAGCTCTTCCCCAGCCCGAGGAAGACCGTCAGCGACAGCAGTGGATCTATCGAAATCGTATGAATGCAGTACTGCGAAGTATGCATTAGAAGTTGCTAAAAATCGTGCCACGCCTCTCAACGGTGGTACCGACTCTTACCAGGATCAAGTTGACATGGCCTGTCTGGGGCCAGACGCAGCAGCTAAAATTATAGCGGCCAGAGCAGGCGCGACCAAAATCATTATCAATAACGCGCCGCGCTGTCGATTAGCCACGCAAGAATTGACGTCGGGTGAGCGAGATGCTTGCGCTTTGAATGAGGGAAGCCAGCTAAATCGATGA
- a CDS encoding HDOD domain-containing protein gives MPTIPVNNANTQSIPVVSGTIAAISAESVITEVESLFALPDAAIQLSALLSDPDTTNIQIVDIISIDPALSARVLKLVNSAYFGLNESVGTISRAVAVLGRSPLHSLVLATSAGLAFENMSSELVDMEKFWKRSVYAALAAGSLASRGGPRLRERVFLSALLHQVGQLVMYHHLPEISTQVLAAVARGEDRASSEYALLGFTHADLGATLLEHWKLPVALTEPVRYQERSNEAPDHAREAALVHLASLIAQHMELNLANSPTASAFDVDPELWAQANCNPEILDSVIEEVDLNWFQVISLIAPNAMLIY, from the coding sequence ATGCCGACCATTCCTGTCAATAATGCCAACACTCAATCTATCCCTGTTGTTAGCGGAACTATTGCGGCGATCAGCGCCGAGTCTGTCATTACTGAAGTAGAAAGCCTATTCGCTCTACCAGATGCGGCGATACAGCTGAGTGCCTTGTTGTCAGATCCCGACACCACAAATATACAGATAGTCGACATCATCAGTATAGATCCAGCTCTCAGTGCTCGGGTACTCAAGTTGGTCAATAGTGCCTACTTTGGCCTAAACGAATCCGTAGGAACCATATCGCGAGCGGTAGCCGTGTTGGGGAGATCCCCATTGCACTCCCTGGTGCTGGCGACTTCGGCAGGTTTGGCATTCGAAAATATGTCCAGTGAATTAGTCGACATGGAAAAATTCTGGAAACGCAGCGTCTATGCCGCCTTGGCAGCTGGCAGCCTGGCTAGCCGTGGTGGGCCACGTCTACGCGAACGGGTATTTCTATCAGCGCTGCTACACCAGGTGGGCCAACTAGTGATGTATCACCACCTACCTGAGATCTCCACTCAAGTACTGGCTGCGGTGGCACGTGGTGAAGACCGTGCTTCAAGTGAATACGCTTTGTTAGGTTTTACGCATGCCGACCTTGGCGCTACCCTACTCGAACACTGGAAGCTCCCGGTGGCATTGACCGAACCGGTACGCTATCAAGAACGCAGTAACGAAGCCCCAGATCACGCGCGCGAAGCAGCACTAGTACATCTCGCCAGCCTGATCGCCCAACACATGGAACTGAACCTGGCCAATAGTCCAACCGCAAGTGCATTCGATGTCGATCCCGAGCTATGGGCACAAGCCAACTGCAATCCAGAGATACTCGACAGCGTCATCGAGGAAGTCGATCTCAATTGGTTCCAGGTCATCAGCTTGATAGCCCCGAATGCGATGCTCATTTACTAA
- a CDS encoding DUF2322 family protein has product MKFNEVLSTLPVIDQLAAIELFDGNNLLSRIENKPGSAGSVRVYHALHQEFGVINAIAATKGLQLYAEHTDDAIAFPGKHPNIDRLLSLIQDNASSDTCKQLTVNLIAV; this is encoded by the coding sequence ATGAAGTTCAACGAGGTTTTGTCCACACTTCCGGTTATCGATCAACTTGCCGCGATCGAATTATTTGATGGCAACAATCTGCTCAGCAGAATTGAAAACAAACCGGGATCAGCTGGCAGCGTGCGTGTGTATCACGCCTTGCATCAAGAATTCGGTGTAATCAATGCCATTGCCGCAACTAAGGGTTTGCAACTGTACGCAGAGCATACCGATGATGCCATCGCCTTCCCAGGCAAGCATCCAAATATTGATAGGCTGCTGTCTTTAATTCAAGACAATGCGTCCAGCGATACTTGCAAACAACTTACTGTCAATTTAATCGCTGTATGA
- a CDS encoding PilZ domain-containing protein, which yields MLKQLFAKALGNEDDKPVPSDLHAHTDDKHLWLSSLIDLFPIGKKQRYYPEYKMDIVFDTLVIAYCVNGHFLYSASAIENDAEGHPAFFRITQSGERIAFSKVKSFQLVVPDTSESEVKLDYERRAALGRGRQFAKGNSISLISAAPGRGVSTVDTEVTKLVVQKDGPYAPATLILLTPDLDTLVVTDQRAKARVKISVPLMLSSEEGPLVSACTIVDISDAALRIHIDSNHPNMPEMEINSEVVMVINLSKAELQFSVKGKVMRSFPGIRVIKLLALLKNGKYVPFSPLDHLELKAGLMNF from the coding sequence GTGCTAAAACAATTATTCGCTAAAGCGCTAGGCAACGAGGATGATAAGCCCGTCCCTAGCGATTTGCATGCACATACAGATGATAAGCACCTGTGGCTGAGCTCCTTGATCGATCTCTTCCCTATCGGTAAAAAGCAGCGTTACTATCCAGAATACAAAATGGATATCGTTTTCGATACCTTGGTCATTGCCTATTGTGTCAACGGACATTTTCTCTATTCCGCCTCCGCAATAGAGAATGATGCTGAAGGGCACCCTGCGTTTTTTAGAATTACTCAAAGCGGCGAACGGATAGCGTTTTCCAAGGTCAAGAGCTTTCAATTGGTGGTGCCCGACACCTCAGAGTCTGAAGTAAAACTCGATTACGAAAGACGCGCTGCGCTGGGGCGTGGACGTCAATTTGCTAAAGGCAATAGCATATCCCTGATATCGGCAGCACCGGGCAGAGGCGTTTCTACGGTAGACACAGAAGTGACTAAGCTGGTGGTCCAAAAAGATGGCCCCTATGCTCCCGCGACTCTGATTTTGCTCACGCCCGACCTCGACACTCTGGTGGTGACCGACCAAAGAGCCAAAGCGCGCGTCAAGATCTCTGTACCGTTAATGCTTTCTTCTGAAGAAGGCCCTTTAGTCAGCGCCTGCACCATCGTGGATATTTCAGACGCTGCCCTGCGTATTCATATCGACAGTAACCATCCGAATATGCCTGAAATGGAGATCAATTCTGAGGTCGTTATGGTGATTAATTTATCCAAGGCGGAGTTGCAATTTAGCGTTAAAGGCAAGGTAATGCGCAGCTTTCCGGGGATACGCGTGATTAAACTACTAGCCTTACTTAAGAACGGAAAATATGTGCCCTTCAGCCCACTTGATCATCTAGAACTCAAGGCTGGTTTAATGAATTTTTGA
- a CDS encoding amino acid ABC transporter substrate-binding protein, whose amino-acid sequence MKKPLRTLCLKSLLATSLCSTFSAVAADTLASIKEKQSITIAYREETFPFSYLAGNKQPVGYSIDICMLLVDSLKRELKLPKLAVNYLPVTAETRLKAIAEGKADLECGSSTNSPERRNLVNFAIPHFFANVRMLVRNDTAIKNWADVKGKTLVLTTGSSTAKVLAEKAKTKDLKYTVVNAPNHQASFALLESAKADAFVMDDVLLYALRAESKKANKFTITGEVLSTQTYSIVLRKDDPNFKKFVDKELANDMINGTVTKIYDKWFKQPTPPKAINLEMPMNRILTDQLRFPTDQHLE is encoded by the coding sequence ATGAAAAAACCTCTCCGCACTCTCTGCTTAAAATCCTTACTCGCGACCAGTCTCTGTAGCACTTTCAGCGCCGTTGCCGCCGACACTTTAGCTAGTATCAAAGAGAAACAAAGCATCACCATCGCCTACCGCGAGGAGACTTTTCCTTTCTCTTACTTGGCTGGCAATAAACAACCGGTAGGCTACTCCATCGATATCTGCATGCTGCTGGTCGATAGTCTCAAGCGCGAATTAAAATTACCAAAATTGGCCGTCAATTATCTTCCCGTCACGGCAGAGACCAGACTAAAGGCGATTGCAGAGGGTAAAGCGGACTTAGAATGCGGTTCCAGCACGAATAGCCCAGAACGACGTAATTTAGTGAATTTTGCTATCCCGCATTTTTTTGCGAACGTACGCATGTTGGTGCGCAACGATACCGCGATCAAAAATTGGGCTGACGTCAAGGGGAAAACTCTGGTGCTCACCACTGGTAGCTCAACCGCCAAAGTCTTGGCCGAAAAAGCCAAAACCAAAGATTTAAAATACACCGTCGTCAATGCGCCAAATCATCAGGCCTCTTTCGCTTTGCTAGAAAGCGCTAAGGCCGATGCCTTTGTCATGGATGATGTTTTACTGTATGCCTTACGCGCCGAATCGAAGAAAGCCAATAAATTTACTATCACTGGTGAAGTACTTTCTACTCAAACTTACTCTATTGTGCTGCGCAAGGATGATCCAAATTTCAAAAAATTTGTCGATAAAGAATTGGCCAATGATATGATCAACGGTACCGTCACTAAGATCTACGACAAGTGGTTCAAACAGCCGACGCCGCCTAAAGCTATTAATCTTGAAATGCCTATGAATCGCATTCTCACCGATCAGTTACGTTTCCCTACTGATCAACATTTGGAGTAA
- a CDS encoding beta-ketoacyl synthase N-terminal-like domain-containing protein, with protein MNFFNAPISITAIASLSPLGNCSFDVWQNYLKPTTCIRETSVQGQAFFLASIPEHLKPELALIRASHPHYQTLDETVIYAILVARQAIRQADWDQSDEVGINLGSSRGATQLFEQYHQEFLTSTSTPKLCSPNTTLGNISSWVAHDLKIQGPQVSHSVTCSTGLHAVLNGVAWLKAGMSKKFLVGASEAPLTAFTLHQMQALKITARSAGTYPCRALDLEKQENTMVLGEGAAVACLEPGKVPNALATIDGVGYASDDARYNFSLSESAICFQKSMKMALGSITADQVDCIIMHAPGTMLGDSAEFKAIEAVFGTNLPMLTTNKWKIGHSLGASGMLSLELAILMLQHQEFIPVPFIPAQAHAKQINKILINAVGFGGNAVTILLSRAH; from the coding sequence TTGAATTTTTTTAACGCACCCATCTCCATCACAGCCATTGCATCATTGTCTCCGTTAGGAAACTGCTCATTTGATGTTTGGCAAAATTATCTTAAGCCCACCACCTGCATACGCGAAACTAGTGTGCAAGGACAGGCATTTTTTCTAGCCAGCATACCCGAACACCTGAAGCCAGAGCTTGCGCTGATACGCGCCTCGCATCCCCATTATCAAACGCTGGACGAGACTGTCATCTACGCCATTCTGGTAGCACGACAGGCGATACGGCAGGCGGACTGGGATCAATCCGATGAGGTCGGAATTAATCTGGGCTCTTCGCGCGGTGCCACTCAATTGTTTGAGCAATATCATCAAGAATTTTTGACTAGCACGAGTACGCCCAAACTATGCTCGCCCAACACTACCTTGGGGAATATCTCTAGTTGGGTCGCGCATGATTTAAAAATACAAGGGCCACAGGTATCACACTCGGTCACCTGTTCCACCGGTTTGCATGCTGTCTTAAACGGGGTTGCCTGGCTGAAGGCTGGCATGTCCAAGAAATTTTTAGTTGGTGCCAGCGAGGCGCCGCTGACTGCTTTCACTCTGCACCAAATGCAAGCACTAAAAATCACCGCGCGCAGTGCCGGCACTTATCCTTGCCGCGCGCTTGATTTAGAGAAGCAAGAAAATACCATGGTGCTGGGCGAAGGCGCTGCGGTGGCGTGCCTGGAACCAGGGAAAGTGCCAAATGCTCTGGCGACCATCGATGGTGTGGGTTATGCCAGTGACGATGCCCGCTACAATTTCTCACTCTCAGAGAGCGCTATTTGCTTCCAAAAATCCATGAAAATGGCGCTCGGTTCAATCACTGCGGATCAGGTCGACTGCATCATCATGCATGCGCCCGGCACTATGCTAGGCGATAGCGCAGAATTTAAGGCAATTGAGGCCGTGTTTGGTACCAACTTGCCTATGCTGACCACGAATAAATGGAAAATTGGTCATAGCCTGGGGGCCTCTGGCATGCTCAGTCTGGAACTGGCGATCTTGATGTTGCAGCATCAAGAGTTTATTCCTGTGCCATTTATTCCCGCCCAAGCCCACGCTAAGCAGATAAATAAGATACTGATTAATGCCGTCGGCTTTGGCGGCAATGCCGTGACGATTTTACTGAGCCGAGCGCACTAA
- a CDS encoding GNAT family N-acetyltransferase, giving the protein MQVQLRAVTYDNFDAVIELQLLKHQEDYLSSNCYSIAQSKFDPNYHPRAIYADDELVGFLMYNSFDCEVQHQTGIHRFMIDQRHQGKGLGRQAMHLVLDEIEAQPLLQRITICYHPTNPLAKPFYASLGFIETGLDEEGEMIAEILIDKRQAAI; this is encoded by the coding sequence ATGCAAGTGCAACTCAGAGCCGTCACTTATGACAATTTCGATGCCGTCATAGAATTACAATTACTCAAGCACCAAGAAGACTACTTGTCCAGCAATTGCTATTCGATTGCGCAATCAAAATTTGATCCAAATTACCATCCGCGCGCGATTTACGCGGATGATGAGTTGGTGGGCTTCCTGATGTATAACAGCTTCGATTGCGAGGTCCAGCATCAGACCGGCATCCATAGATTCATGATAGACCAGCGCCATCAAGGCAAAGGTCTGGGTCGGCAAGCCATGCATCTGGTTTTAGACGAAATAGAAGCTCAGCCATTATTGCAACGCATCACCATTTGCTATCACCCGACTAACCCGCTGGCAAAACCCTTCTACGCCAGCTTGGGCTTTATCGAAACCGGCCTCGATGAGGAAGGTGAAATGATCGCCGAAATTCTGATTGACAAGCGTCAAGCAGCGATCTAA
- a CDS encoding TlpA family protein disulfide reductase translates to MNRRDFIQSAIISGVGMSSALALAQGKTTGQKYELSGLDVAGKKLDLKDFSGRTVLVSFFTFDCALCTHDLKLMREFYVRNASNKFVLLGVNMDQNKKDLDEYNEATTLAFPKDQRFPTVWRNAPGHKDNFGKVSSLPSHFVIDAKQQLMFKREGAFQADDWDKLWLSLG, encoded by the coding sequence ATGAACAGAAGAGATTTTATACAGTCGGCGATTATTTCGGGAGTGGGCATGTCGAGTGCGCTGGCGCTGGCTCAGGGTAAAACGACAGGGCAAAAATATGAACTATCAGGACTCGATGTCGCCGGTAAAAAGCTCGATTTAAAAGATTTTTCGGGTCGTACGGTCTTGGTGAGTTTTTTTACCTTCGATTGCGCACTATGTACCCACGATCTGAAATTAATGCGTGAGTTTTATGTCAGAAATGCCAGCAATAAATTCGTCTTGTTGGGCGTTAATATGGATCAGAACAAGAAAGACCTGGATGAGTACAACGAGGCCACTACCTTGGCCTTTCCGAAGGATCAGCGCTTTCCTACCGTATGGCGCAATGCACCTGGCCACAAAGATAATTTCGGCAAAGTGAGCAGCCTGCCTAGTCATTTCGTGATCGATGCCAAACAACAATTAATGTTCAAGCGCGAAGGTGCATTTCAAGCCGACGACTGGGATAAATTGTGGTTATCCCTAGGCTAG
- a CDS encoding carbon-nitrogen hydrolase family protein, with protein sequence MTLTATPSSLLRIGAAQAQSIAGDIDANVAQVVALIETAAKAQLQLLVFPEKFLSGYEPDLIKTDIQRYTVSQDDVRLQPILDACASTGVAAIVGAASHAAGKLYISSLIISSKGELLSLYHKQHLFSTERALFCAGASDAGCLLEIADWRLSTAICYDSGFPEHARNAALAGSHVYLASALFSQGNGHHESRIWMPARALDNTIFVLMSNHIGSTGGWNTCGSSAIWSPYGKLLAEGSSDQAGVISCSLDPALMREARSRESMLADYRAIAPNTEHLFKRYRLD encoded by the coding sequence ATGACACTTACTGCGACTCCCTCCAGCCTACTACGCATAGGCGCAGCGCAAGCACAGAGTATTGCGGGCGATATCGACGCCAATGTGGCACAAGTGGTGGCTCTGATAGAAACCGCAGCCAAGGCGCAGCTGCAGTTATTGGTATTTCCCGAAAAGTTTTTGAGTGGCTACGAACCGGATCTGATCAAAACGGATATTCAGCGGTATACCGTAAGCCAAGACGATGTACGCCTGCAGCCTATACTAGATGCCTGCGCAAGCACCGGTGTGGCGGCCATCGTGGGTGCGGCTAGCCATGCGGCAGGCAAGCTTTACATTTCATCCCTGATTATCAGTAGCAAAGGTGAACTGCTCAGTCTCTATCATAAGCAGCATTTGTTTAGTACGGAACGCGCACTCTTTTGCGCGGGGGCGAGCGATGCAGGCTGCCTGCTGGAAATCGCTGACTGGAGGCTGTCCACGGCGATTTGCTACGACTCAGGTTTCCCCGAACATGCCCGCAATGCGGCACTGGCCGGTAGCCACGTGTATCTGGCCAGCGCGCTGTTTAGTCAAGGCAATGGGCATCACGAATCGCGCATCTGGATGCCGGCGCGGGCGCTCGACAATACCATCTTCGTGCTCATGTCTAACCATATCGGCAGCACAGGCGGCTGGAATACCTGTGGCAGCAGCGCCATCTGGAGCCCTTACGGCAAGCTATTAGCCGAAGGCAGTAGCGATCAGGCCGGTGTCATCAGCTGCAGCTTAGATCCCGCCTTAATGCGCGAAGCACGTAGCCGCGAAAGCATGTTGGCGGACTACCGCGCCATCGCGCCCAACACTGAGCACCTGTTCAAGCGCTATCGATTAGACTAA
- a CDS encoding single-stranded DNA-binding protein produces the protein MIDALIAGRMYGHAEERSGQAGSAYVMCKIRASTDDGDTLFCNVIAFNDQVRSTLLGLADGDSVALSGALTPKVWTDKQGNVRPALDIVAHAVISAHRISDV, from the coding sequence ATGATAGATGCACTCATCGCCGGACGCATGTACGGCCACGCAGAAGAACGCAGTGGTCAGGCTGGATCGGCCTATGTGATGTGTAAGATACGTGCCAGCACTGACGATGGCGACACCCTGTTTTGTAACGTCATCGCATTTAATGATCAGGTACGCAGTACTTTGCTCGGTTTGGCCGATGGCGATAGCGTCGCCCTCTCTGGCGCCCTCACCCCCAAGGTCTGGACCGACAAGCAAGGTAATGTGAGACCAGCTCTCGATATTGTGGCACATGCAGTCATCAGCGCGCACCGCATTAGCGACGTCTAG
- a CDS encoding cytochrome D1 domain-containing protein yields the protein MKSGMSMPLVRPLVALLAALPLAFGVAYAEDKKEDKTHGSAELKYQAGGSPLATQAMHQNINPKAPPMTKEEFELGKQIYFQRCAGCHGVLRKGATGKALTPDITLDKGTDYLKVFINYGSPAGMPNWGTSGELSDKEVDLMARYIQQEPPVPPEFSLKDMLATWKEVIPVAKRPSKKMNSYNIANIFSTTLRDSGEVALIDGDTKKIINIVKTGYAVHISRTSASGRYLFVIGRDARINLIDLWMEKPDTVAEMKVGLEARSIETSKFKGFEDKYAIAGDYWPPQFVIMEGDTLKPLKIVSTRGMTVDNEYHPEPRVASIVASHYRPEFVVNAKETGKIMLVDYKDINNLKMTTLDAAKFLHDGGLDSTGRYFLVAANASNKIAVVDTKEDKMAAIVDVGKTPHPGRGANFIHPKFGPVWATSHLGDETISMIGTDPIKHKAQAWKVVDTVKGQGGGSLFIKTHPKSKNLWVDTPLNPDAKMSQSVAVFDIEHLDKGFTVLPIAEWANLGEGAKRIVQPEYNKAGDEVWFSVWSAKDKESAIVVVDDKTRKLKAVIKDPKLITPTGKFNINNTQHDVY from the coding sequence ATGAAATCTGGAATGAGTATGCCCTTAGTTCGACCACTAGTTGCCTTATTGGCGGCATTGCCACTCGCGTTTGGTGTGGCTTATGCGGAAGACAAAAAAGAAGATAAAACGCATGGTTCTGCAGAGCTGAAATATCAGGCTGGCGGCTCACCTTTAGCCACTCAGGCCATGCATCAAAATATCAATCCCAAAGCACCTCCTATGACGAAAGAGGAATTTGAGCTTGGTAAGCAAATTTATTTCCAACGCTGCGCCGGTTGCCATGGCGTATTGCGCAAAGGTGCGACAGGTAAAGCATTAACGCCAGATATCACACTCGACAAAGGCACCGATTACCTGAAAGTGTTCATCAACTACGGCTCACCAGCTGGTATGCCTAACTGGGGTACATCTGGAGAGTTGAGCGACAAAGAAGTCGATCTGATGGCGCGCTATATTCAGCAAGAACCACCAGTACCGCCAGAATTTAGTCTCAAAGACATGCTGGCGACCTGGAAAGAGGTGATTCCTGTTGCCAAGCGCCCAAGCAAGAAAATGAATAGCTACAACATCGCTAACATTTTCTCCACTACCTTGCGCGATTCCGGCGAAGTGGCTCTGATCGATGGCGACACCAAGAAAATTATCAACATCGTCAAGACTGGCTATGCGGTACATATCTCCCGCACGTCCGCTTCCGGTCGCTACTTGTTCGTCATTGGTCGCGATGCACGTATCAACTTGATCGATTTGTGGATGGAAAAACCAGATACAGTCGCTGAAATGAAGGTCGGTCTGGAAGCGCGCTCTATCGAAACCTCCAAGTTTAAAGGTTTTGAAGATAAATACGCGATCGCTGGTGATTACTGGCCACCACAATTTGTCATCATGGAAGGCGATACACTCAAGCCTTTGAAAATCGTTTCTACACGCGGCATGACGGTTGACAATGAATACCATCCTGAACCACGGGTAGCGTCTATCGTTGCCTCCCACTACCGTCCAGAGTTCGTGGTCAATGCCAAAGAAACAGGCAAGATCATGTTGGTTGACTATAAAGACATCAACAACCTGAAAATGACGACATTGGATGCTGCCAAGTTCTTGCATGACGGCGGTCTCGATTCTACCGGCCGTTACTTCCTGGTCGCTGCCAACGCATCCAATAAGATTGCGGTGGTCGATACCAAAGAAGACAAGATGGCAGCGATTGTTGATGTCGGCAAAACACCACACCCAGGTCGTGGCGCCAACTTCATCCATCCTAAATTTGGTCCTGTATGGGCAACCAGCCATTTGGGTGATGAAACTATCTCCATGATCGGTACTGATCCAATCAAGCACAAAGCTCAGGCGTGGAAAGTGGTCGATACCGTCAAAGGTCAAGGCGGCGGTTCTTTGTTTATCAAAACACATCCAAAATCGAAAAACTTGTGGGTTGATACGCCTTTGAATCCAGATGCAAAAATGAGCCAATCAGTTGCGGTATTTGATATCGAACATTTGGATAAAGGCTTTACCGTACTACCAATCGCCGAATGGGCAAACTTGGGCGAAGGCGCAAAACGTATCGTTCAGCCTGAGTACAACAAAGCTGGTGATGAAGTCTGGTTCTCGGTCTGGAGCGCTAAAGACAAAGAATCCGCTATCGTTGTCGTGGATGATAAAACTCGCAAGTTGAAAGCTGTGATCAAAGATCCTAAATTGATCACACCAACCGGCAAGTTCAACATCAATAACACCCAACACGACGTGTATTAA
- a CDS encoding c-type cytochrome: MENKFTRVALACVAAAGIAALSFTATASYAAGNGAELATKNGCMACHSLDKKVLGPAFKDVSKKYKGNADAVAALSKKIKDGSTGVWGPIPMPPNGPKVSDADIKVLAEWVLATN, translated from the coding sequence ATGGAAAATAAATTCACACGTGTTGCTCTCGCTTGCGTCGCTGCGGCTGGGATTGCCGCCCTGTCTTTCACTGCAACTGCATCCTACGCTGCAGGTAATGGTGCAGAATTGGCGACAAAAAATGGCTGCATGGCATGCCATAGCTTAGACAAAAAGGTGCTTGGACCCGCATTTAAAGATGTATCTAAAAAATACAAGGGAAATGCAGATGCAGTCGCGGCTTTGTCTAAAAAAATTAAAGATGGCAGCACCGGTGTTTGGGGTCCTATCCCTATGCCGCCTAACGGCCCTAAAGTCAGCGATGCTGACATCAAGGTCTTAGCGGAGTGGGTATTGGCAACTAACTAG
- a CDS encoding cytochrome D1 domain-containing protein: MSFLNKLLTAAKVRRSLRLLLGILLFASSLPLLASAKLHTAPILIVDTEQQLIMLDPQAQSILKTFQFDFPLHQKILHSKDGQFAYLSSPEGWLIQLDLQAHEIRQQRRVAQQTTGIALSVDDRYLMVANSSPCSLIALHAGDFSLIRTLDVKDKNGKASAVAAIYSATARKSFIAVMRDIPELWEMSYDPQAEPIYEGFVHDYKMGEGIALRGPFPPRRTLLEQPLSHFIFDADATHAIGAGENGVLQVINLNIRRKIRELHLSSDSVPDAGLILQRDNNSVLLLPSATQEILYTINLKTWLEQPTIATQIAGFSVEQDPASQDIWLYRATENSTTMPTAKPRNCRQLLGASALSISIHIGIGTPPEQTLMQHCHATTWSNDGKLMLYADTAARPAAIRVYHTASRRLLRSLPLAP, translated from the coding sequence ATGTCGTTCTTAAACAAGCTGCTCACTGCTGCTAAGGTACGCCGTTCACTGCGTTTACTCCTGGGTATTTTACTGTTCGCATCAAGCTTGCCACTGCTTGCCAGCGCCAAGCTTCACACAGCACCCATACTGATAGTCGACACAGAACAGCAACTAATCATGCTCGACCCGCAAGCGCAGAGCATCTTAAAAACTTTTCAGTTCGACTTCCCTCTGCATCAAAAAATTTTGCACAGTAAGGATGGTCAGTTTGCCTATCTATCCTCACCTGAGGGTTGGCTAATCCAGCTAGATTTGCAGGCGCATGAGATACGCCAACAAAGGCGAGTAGCGCAGCAAACGACAGGGATAGCATTGTCTGTGGATGACCGCTATCTGATGGTGGCCAATAGTAGTCCATGCAGCTTAATTGCCCTGCATGCCGGGGATTTTTCCCTGATACGTACACTTGATGTGAAGGACAAAAACGGCAAGGCTTCAGCGGTGGCAGCAATTTATTCAGCCACCGCGCGAAAAAGTTTTATCGCGGTGATGCGCGATATCCCGGAACTATGGGAAATGAGTTACGACCCGCAGGCTGAGCCCATCTATGAAGGTTTTGTGCATGATTACAAGATGGGTGAAGGAATTGCATTACGCGGCCCCTTTCCGCCAAGACGTACTTTGCTTGAGCAGCCATTAAGTCATTTCATATTTGACGCAGATGCAACGCACGCGATAGGCGCAGGCGAAAATGGCGTGCTACAGGTGATTAACTTAAACATCCGTCGAAAAATTCGTGAGCTTCATCTCAGCTCAGACAGCGTACCTGATGCGGGACTGATACTGCAGCGCGATAACAACAGCGTATTGCTACTGCCTTCCGCGACACAAGAAATACTCTATACGATAAATCTAAAAACCTGGCTAGAGCAGCCAACAATCGCTACGCAGATCGCGGGATTTAGTGTGGAACAAGATCCCGCGTCACAGGATATTTGGCTGTACCGCGCCACAGAAAATAGCACGACGATGCCCACCGCTAAGCCGCGCAATTGCCGGCAACTGCTAGGCGCTAGCGCCTTATCCATAAGCATACACATAGGCATAGGCACGCCACCAGAACAAACTTTGATGCAGCATTGCCACGCAACGACGTGGAGTAACGATGGCAAGCTAATGCTATATGCCGACACGGCAGCAAGACCAGCGGCTATCCGGGTTTACCACACAGCATCCAGGCGTCTACTGCGCAGTTTGCCCTTAGCTCCGTGA